The following nucleotide sequence is from Chromobacterium rhizoryzae.
CCCACCGGGCACAGATCGATGACGTTGCCGGAGATTTCCGAATCCACGGTCTTGCCGAGGAAGGGCAGAATCTCGGAGAACTCGCCGCGATGAGCCATGCCGATTTCCTGGAAGCCGCCGACTTCCTCGGTAAAGCGCACGCAACGGGTGCAGTGAATGCAGCGCGACATTTCTTCCGCCGAGACCAGCGGGCCCATGTCCTTGCCCACCACCACGCGCTTTTCTTCCTGATAGCGCGAGGAGGAGTTGCCGTAGCCCACGGCCAGATCCTGCAACTGGCATTCGCCGCCCTGGTCGCAGATCGGGCAATCCAGCGGATGGTTGATCAGCAGGAATTCCATCACGCCGGCCTGGGCCTTCTTGGCCATGTCGGAGTGGGTATGGACCTTCATGCCGTCGGTCACCGGGGTGGCACAAGCCGGCAGCGGCTTGGGCGCTTTTTCCACTTCCACCAGACACATGCGGCAGTTGGCCGCGATGGACAGCTTCTTGTGGTAGCAGAAGTGCGGAATGTACGTGCCCACCGAGTGGGCCGCTTCCATGACGGTGCTGCCTTGCGGGACCGTCAGTTTTTTTCCGTCGATTTCGATTTCAAGCATCGCTCAACACCATTTGTGGTCCACCAAGGTCTTTCCGTGTTCGATCGCGTACTCGAACTCGTGACGGAAATGCTTGGTGAAACTGCGAACCGGGAACACGGCGGCGTCGGCCAGCGCACAGATGGTGCGGCCCGCCATATTGTTGCCCACGGAATCCAGAAGCTCCAGATCGCCCGGACGGCCCTGGCCGTTGGCGATGCGATGGATCACGCGGTACAGCCAGCCGGTGCCTTCGCGGCACGGCGTGCACTGGCCGCAGGATTCTTCATGGTAGAAGTAGGCCAGACGCTCCAGCGCCTTGATCATGCACACGTCTTCGTTCATCACGATGACAGCGCCGGAACCCAGCATCGAGCCGGCTTTGGCGATGCTGTCGTAGTCCATTGTGCACTGCATCATGACGTCGGCGGGCAGGATGGGCGCGGACGAGCCGCCCGGGATCACCGCCTTGAGCTTTTTGCCGTCGCGCATGCCGCCGGCCATTTCCAGCAGTTCGGAGAACGGGGTGCCCAGCGGGATTTCGTAGTTGCCCGGACGGTTCACGTGGCCGGACACCGAGAACAGCTTGGTGCCGCCGTTGTTCGGCTTGCCCTTTTCCAGGAAGGGCTGCGCGCCGTCGCGGATGATGAAGGGCACCGAGGCGAACGATTCGGTGTTGTTGATGGTGGTCGGCTTGCCG
It contains:
- the nuoF gene encoding NADH-quinone oxidoreductase subunit NuoF, encoding MAIFVNGVIFDGVDTSDPHCWQLSAYEARGGYQALRRILDSKMAQEDVIAEVKNSGLRGRGGAGFPTGLKWSFMPRSFPGDKYVVCNTDEGEPGTFKDRDILRFNPHSLIEGMIIAGYAMGTKAGYNYIHGEIFAEYERFEEALDEARKAGLLGENILGSGFNFDLFAHHGYGAYICGEETALLESLEGKKGQPRFKPPFPASFGLYGKPTTINNTESFASVPFIIRDGAQPFLEKGKPNNGGTKLFSVSGHVNRPGNYEIPLGTPFSELLEMAGGMRDGKKLKAVIPGGSSAPILPADVMMQCTMDYDSIAKAGSMLGSGAVIVMNEDVCMIKALERLAYFYHEESCGQCTPCREGTGWLYRVIHRIANGQGRPGDLELLDSVGNNMAGRTICALADAAVFPVRSFTKHFRHEFEYAIEHGKTLVDHKWC